One region of Mycolicibacterium insubricum genomic DNA includes:
- a CDS encoding carbohydrate ABC transporter permease has translation MTATHTDDRKAQRRLAYWLIAPAVVLMLAVTAYPIGYAVWLSLQSYNLALPGERHFVGLANYATVLTDGYWWSALGVTTAITVVSVAIEFVLGMALALVMHRTLFGKGLVRTVILIPYGIVTVAASYSWYYAWTPGTGYLANLLPDGSAPLTHQWPSLAIIVLAEVWKTTPFMALLLLAGLALVPEDLGRAAAIDGAGSWQRLVRVTLPVMKPAILVALLFRTLDAFRIFDNIYVLTGGANNTGSVSILGYDNLFKGFSLGLGSAISVLVFLCVALIAFIFIRIFGAAAPGSEDLR, from the coding sequence GTGACCGCCACCCACACCGATGACCGCAAGGCCCAGCGGCGGCTGGCCTACTGGCTGATCGCCCCGGCGGTGGTGCTGATGCTCGCCGTCACCGCCTACCCGATCGGCTACGCGGTGTGGCTGAGCCTGCAGAGCTACAACCTGGCGCTGCCCGGCGAGCGGCACTTCGTCGGCCTGGCCAACTACGCGACCGTGCTGACCGACGGCTACTGGTGGAGCGCGCTGGGCGTCACCACCGCGATCACCGTGGTGTCGGTGGCCATCGAATTCGTCCTGGGCATGGCGCTGGCACTGGTGATGCACCGGACGCTGTTCGGAAAAGGCCTGGTGCGCACCGTGATTCTGATCCCGTACGGGATCGTCACCGTCGCCGCGTCCTACAGCTGGTACTACGCCTGGACACCGGGCACCGGCTATCTGGCAAACCTGCTGCCCGACGGGTCGGCGCCGCTGACCCACCAGTGGCCGTCGCTGGCGATCATCGTGCTGGCCGAGGTGTGGAAGACCACGCCGTTCATGGCGCTGCTGCTGCTGGCCGGATTGGCCCTGGTGCCCGAGGATCTGGGCCGCGCCGCCGCGATCGACGGCGCCGGGTCGTGGCAGCGGCTGGTCCGGGTGACGCTGCCGGTGATGAAACCGGCGATCCTGGTGGCGCTGCTGTTCCGCACCCTCGACGCTTTCCGGATCTTCGACAACATCTACGTGCTCACCGGCGGCGCCAACAACACCGGGTCGGTGTCGATCCTGGGTTACGACAATCTGTTCAAAGGCTTTTCACTCGGCCTGGGCTCGGCCATCAGCGTGCTGGTATTCCTGTGCGTGGCGCTGATCGCGTTCATCTTCATCCGGATCTTCGGCGCCGCGGCCCCGGGATCGGAGGACCTGCGGTGA
- a CDS encoding ABC transporter substrate-binding protein, whose translation MVANAARRAPARRRLARALAVPVALVTAAATLTGCASGDDRTVVTFYTPAGDANTFAAVAAHCNDTFDGRFRIKQVTLPKGADDQRLQLARRLTGNERTLDLMALDVVWTAEFAEAGWALPLTDDPAGLAEDDATADTLPGPLATATWQGRLYAAPITTNTQLLWYRADLMDAPPASWADMLTEAGRLYRDGGPSWIAVQAKQYEGLVVWFNTLLVSAGGRVLSDDGKTVTLTDTPEHRAATVRALQIMRDVATAPGADPSITQSDEGTARLALEQGKAALEVNWPFVLPSMLENAVKGGVPFLKLDEDPSLTGAITATGSFSPSDEQFDTAYTASRQVFGFAPYPSVIDGEPARVTIGGLNLAVAKTTRHRAEAFEALRCLRSTDNQRFTSVEGGLPAVRASLYDDPAFQAKYPQYAIIRDQLTTAAVRPATPAYQAVSMRMAATLSPIRDINPEHTADALAEQVQRAIDGKGLIP comes from the coding sequence TTGGTCGCCAACGCCGCGCGCCGCGCGCCCGCCCGCCGGCGGCTGGCCCGCGCACTGGCAGTGCCGGTGGCGCTCGTCACCGCCGCGGCGACGCTCACCGGCTGCGCATCCGGCGACGACCGCACGGTCGTCACCTTCTACACACCGGCCGGTGACGCCAACACGTTCGCCGCCGTCGCCGCGCACTGCAACGACACGTTCGACGGCCGGTTCCGGATCAAGCAGGTCACCCTGCCCAAGGGGGCCGACGACCAGCGGCTGCAACTGGCCCGCCGGCTCACCGGCAACGAGCGCACGCTGGACCTGATGGCCCTCGACGTGGTGTGGACCGCCGAGTTCGCCGAGGCCGGCTGGGCGCTGCCGCTGACCGACGACCCGGCCGGGCTCGCCGAGGACGACGCCACCGCTGACACGCTGCCCGGCCCGCTGGCCACCGCCACCTGGCAGGGCCGGCTCTACGCCGCGCCGATCACCACCAACACCCAGCTGCTCTGGTACCGCGCCGACCTGATGGACGCCCCGCCGGCCAGCTGGGCCGACATGCTCACCGAGGCCGGCCGGCTTTACCGCGACGGCGGGCCGAGCTGGATCGCCGTGCAGGCCAAGCAGTACGAGGGCCTGGTGGTGTGGTTCAACACCCTGCTGGTCAGCGCCGGCGGCCGGGTGCTCTCCGACGACGGCAAGACCGTCACCCTCACCGACACCCCGGAACACCGCGCGGCCACCGTCCGGGCGCTGCAGATCATGCGCGACGTGGCCACCGCACCGGGTGCGGACCCGTCGATCACCCAGTCCGACGAGGGCACCGCCCGCCTGGCACTCGAACAGGGCAAAGCGGCACTGGAGGTCAACTGGCCGTTCGTGCTGCCCTCGATGCTGGAGAACGCCGTCAAGGGCGGGGTGCCGTTCCTCAAACTCGACGAGGACCCCAGCCTGACCGGCGCCATCACCGCAACCGGCTCGTTCTCGCCCAGCGACGAACAGTTCGACACCGCCTACACCGCCAGCCGGCAGGTGTTCGGCTTCGCGCCGTATCCGAGCGTCATCGACGGCGAACCCGCCCGGGTCACCATCGGCGGACTGAATTTGGCCGTCGCCAAGACCACCCGGCACCGCGCCGAGGCGTTCGAGGCGCTGCGGTGCCTGCGCAGCACCGACAACCAGCGGTTCACCTCGGTGGAGGGCGGGTTGCCCGCGGTGCGCGCCTCGCTCTACGACGATCCGGCGTTCCAGGCGAAGTACCCGCAGTACGCCATCATCCGCGACCAGCTGACCACCGCCGCGGTCCGCCCAGCCACCCCGGCCTACCAGGCGGTGTCCATGCGGATGGCCGCCACCTTGTCCCCGATCCGCGACATCAACCCCGAACACACCGCCGACGCGCTGGCCGAACAGGTGCAGCGCGCCATCGACGGCAAGGGGCTGATCCCGTGA
- a CDS encoding general stress protein, which yields MSSPFQSGQPGQAGGRGQLPGLPTPPKGWPIGSYPTYAEAQRAVDYLSDEQFPVEQVTIVGVDLMQVERVTGRLTWPRVLGGGVVTGAWLGMFIGLILGMFNANFAGSLVAGILAGVVFGLITAAVPYAATRGTRDFRSTMQLVAGRYDVLCDPRNAERARDMLAHLQV from the coding sequence GTGAGCAGCCCATTCCAATCCGGACAACCCGGCCAGGCCGGCGGCCGCGGCCAGCTGCCGGGCCTGCCGACCCCGCCCAAGGGCTGGCCCATCGGGTCCTACCCGACCTACGCCGAGGCCCAACGCGCCGTCGACTACCTGTCCGACGAGCAGTTTCCCGTCGAGCAGGTCACCATCGTCGGCGTCGATTTGATGCAGGTGGAGCGGGTGACCGGCCGGCTGACCTGGCCCCGGGTACTCGGCGGCGGGGTGGTCACCGGAGCCTGGCTGGGCATGTTCATCGGCCTGATCCTGGGCATGTTCAACGCCAACTTCGCCGGATCGCTGGTCGCCGGCATCCTCGCCGGCGTGGTGTTCGGCCTGATCACCGCCGCGGTCCCGTACGCGGCAACCCGCGGCACCCGGGACTTCCGGTCCACCATGCAGCTGGTGGCGGGGCGCTACGACGTGCTGTGCGATCCGCGCAACGCCGAACGCGCCCGCGACATGCTGGCGCATCTGCAGGTGTAA
- a CDS encoding DUF4190 domain-containing protein yields the protein MTTPPYPGGDGFSVPGATPPVSSPQPIDYPGSYSGGYAAPAPYPAPSYAPPSYPAPSYPAPSYPGSYGAPAPYVDPYNPYGAPPSRGTNGMALASLICGVSGFATCGVSAVVGLILGIIGMNQIKRTGEDGNGMALTGIILGGLAVAGWIVYLIIFIAAVAAS from the coding sequence ATGACCACTCCCCCGTATCCCGGCGGCGACGGGTTCTCCGTGCCCGGTGCCACCCCGCCGGTCTCCAGCCCGCAGCCGATCGACTACCCGGGCAGCTACAGCGGCGGCTACGCGGCCCCGGCGCCGTATCCGGCACCGTCTTACGCCCCGCCGTCGTACCCCGCTCCGTCCTATCCGGCCCCGTCGTACCCCGGCAGCTACGGGGCCCCGGCGCCGTACGTCGACCCGTACAACCCCTACGGCGCACCGCCCTCGCGCGGCACCAACGGCATGGCCCTGGCCTCGCTGATCTGCGGTGTGTCCGGTTTCGCGACCTGCGGCGTGAGCGCCGTGGTGGGGCTGATCCTCGGCATCATCGGGATGAACCAGATCAAGCGCACCGGCGAGGACGGCAACGGGATGGCGCTGACCGGCATCATCCTGGGCGGCCTGGCCGTCGCCGGGTGGATCGTCTACCTGATCATCTTCATCGCCGCGGTCGCCGCGAGTTAG
- a CDS encoding HpcH/HpaI aldolase/citrate lyase family protein — MNSEHRPLPNAALDDRLARPRRTCLSVPGSSRKMIDKAKTLPADEIFLDLEDAVAVDAKAAARPEVAAALAEPGWNCPLLGFRCNDWTTPWTYADVVEVVGGAAAAGGRIDVIVLPKVSDISHVHALDLLLGQLEREHGLPVGGIGIDAQIEDAAGLRQLDAIAAHPRVGALVLGPGDLMANLNMRTLVVGEQPEGYVVGDAYHHILMAILIAARAAGKAAIDGPYFKVRDVEAFRRVAGQSAALGYDGKWVLHPDQIAAGNEIFSPRQADYDRAELILEAYEYSTSQAGGHRGAVLLGDEMLDEASRKMALVIAGKGRAAGMTRTGERFTPPA, encoded by the coding sequence GTGAACAGCGAGCACCGACCCCTGCCCAACGCCGCCCTCGATGATCGGCTGGCCCGCCCGCGGCGGACGTGCCTGTCGGTTCCGGGTAGCAGCCGCAAGATGATCGACAAGGCCAAGACGCTGCCCGCCGACGAGATCTTCCTGGATCTGGAGGACGCGGTGGCCGTTGACGCGAAGGCGGCCGCGCGCCCCGAGGTGGCCGCCGCGCTGGCCGAACCGGGCTGGAACTGCCCGCTGCTGGGTTTCCGCTGCAACGACTGGACCACCCCGTGGACCTACGCCGACGTCGTCGAGGTGGTCGGCGGCGCGGCGGCCGCCGGTGGCCGCATCGACGTGATCGTGCTGCCCAAGGTGTCCGATATCAGCCACGTGCACGCCCTGGACCTGCTGCTGGGCCAGTTGGAGCGCGAGCACGGCCTGCCGGTGGGCGGGATCGGCATCGACGCCCAGATCGAGGACGCCGCCGGTCTGCGCCAGCTCGACGCCATCGCCGCCCACCCGCGGGTCGGCGCTCTGGTCCTCGGGCCCGGTGACCTGATGGCCAACCTGAACATGCGCACCCTGGTCGTCGGTGAGCAGCCGGAGGGCTACGTCGTCGGCGACGCCTACCACCACATCCTGATGGCGATCCTGATCGCCGCGCGCGCGGCCGGCAAAGCCGCCATAGACGGCCCGTACTTCAAGGTGCGCGACGTCGAGGCGTTCCGCCGGGTGGCCGGACAGAGCGCGGCGCTGGGCTACGACGGCAAGTGGGTGCTGCACCCCGACCAGATCGCCGCCGGCAACGAGATCTTCAGCCCGCGCCAGGCCGACTACGACCGGGCGGAGCTGATCCTGGAGGCCTACGAGTACTCGACATCGCAGGCCGGCGGCCACCGCGGCGCGGTCCTGCTGGGCGACGAGATGCTCGACGAGGCCAGCCGCAAGATGGCGCTGGTGATCGCCGGCAAGGGACGCGCGGCCGGGATGACCCGCACCGGGGAGCGGTTCACCCCACCGGCGTAA
- a CDS encoding magnesium transporter MgtE N-terminal domain-containing protein translates to MAAVNRVYAAQLAGLVVLGPDGESLGRVRDVVISMSIVRQQPRVLGLVIEMLTRRRIFVPILRVTAIEPHAVTLNTGTVSLRRFAQRPGEVLVLGQVLDTRVRVDDPELPQLVGQDVLVVDLAIEPNRTRDWMVTRVAVRGIRRLRRGAVHVVRWQNVSGLTPSGLAMPDQGVAQLLHQFEDQRPIEVADAIRELPPKRRTEVINALDDERLADILQELSEEEQSELLLQLNTERAVDVLEAMDPDDAADLLGVLNPTLTELLLTRMDPEDSDPVRRLLAHSPDTAGGLMTTSPVTMAPDTTVAEALARVRDPDLTPALASLVFVVRTPTATPTGRYLGCVHLQRLLREPPASLVSGILDDDLPTLSPGQSLTSVTRYFAAYNLVCGPVIDEQGHLLGAVTVDDLLDHLLPPGWRHQEDEADLQRAAGPAQ, encoded by the coding sequence ATGGCGGCGGTCAACAGGGTCTATGCGGCGCAGTTGGCGGGCCTGGTGGTGCTCGGTCCCGACGGCGAATCACTGGGCCGGGTGCGCGATGTGGTGATCTCCATGAGCATCGTCCGGCAGCAGCCGCGGGTGCTCGGCCTGGTCATCGAGATGCTGACCCGACGGCGGATCTTCGTCCCGATCCTGCGGGTCACCGCGATCGAGCCGCACGCCGTCACGCTGAACACCGGAACGGTGTCGCTGCGCCGGTTCGCCCAGCGCCCCGGCGAGGTGCTGGTGCTGGGCCAGGTGCTCGACACCCGGGTCCGGGTCGACGACCCCGAGCTGCCGCAGCTGGTCGGCCAGGACGTGCTGGTGGTCGACCTGGCGATCGAGCCCAACCGGACCCGCGACTGGATGGTCACCCGCGTGGCGGTGCGCGGTATCCGGCGGCTGCGGCGCGGTGCCGTGCACGTGGTGCGCTGGCAGAACGTGTCGGGCCTGACGCCGTCGGGACTGGCGATGCCCGACCAGGGGGTGGCCCAGCTGCTGCACCAGTTCGAGGATCAGCGTCCCATCGAGGTCGCCGACGCCATCCGCGAGCTGCCGCCCAAGCGGCGCACCGAGGTGATCAACGCCCTCGACGACGAACGCCTCGCCGACATCCTGCAGGAACTGTCCGAGGAGGAGCAGTCCGAGCTGCTGCTCCAGCTGAACACCGAGCGGGCCGTCGACGTGCTGGAGGCGATGGACCCCGACGACGCCGCCGACCTGCTCGGTGTGCTGAACCCGACGCTGACCGAGCTGCTGCTGACCCGGATGGATCCCGAGGATTCCGACCCGGTGCGACGGCTGCTGGCGCACTCACCGGACACCGCCGGCGGTCTGATGACGACCAGCCCGGTGACCATGGCTCCGGACACCACGGTCGCCGAGGCGCTGGCCCGGGTGCGCGACCCGGACCTGACGCCGGCGCTGGCGTCGCTGGTGTTCGTGGTGCGCACCCCGACGGCCACCCCGACCGGCCGATACCTGGGCTGCGTGCACCTGCAGCGGCTGCTGCGCGAACCGCCGGCCAGCCTGGTCAGCGGCATCCTCGACGACGACCTGCCGACCCTGTCGCCGGGCCAGTCGCTGACGTCGGTGACCCGGTATTTCGCCGCCTACAACCTGGTCTGCGGGCCGGTGATCGACGAGCAGGGCCACCTGCTCGGTGCGGTCACCGTCGACGACCTGCTCGACCACCTGCTGCCGCCCGGCTGGCGCCACCAGGAAGACGAAGCCGACCTTCAGCGAGCGGCGGGGCCGGCGCAGTGA
- a CDS encoding lytic transglycosylase domain-containing protein: MHIGGRSGSRSAPTGAVKPALHKVRAHAAEILGATLLAPVLLVAATGSTGPQAPASAAVDADVTALAAVLSPPPNTTAGPAVVAMARTPEKFRFATSAVSAPPPAAVVKAIGSMRIPAMALDAYRNAESIMARSNPGCGVSWNLLAGIGRIESAHANGGATDVRGTAVNPIYGPTLDGSLAGNEVIVQSVSAGRVTYARALGPMQFLPGTWSRYASDGNGDGIADPQNVYDASLAAARYLCSGGMNLRDQNQVVTAILRYNNSMAYTANVLGWAAAYATGVEPVNLPTIGGSTPPPISDSHLDAGNRGLGPGTVTELASATDPLAHQHSDVANQLSVPPGPTAPGENTAVTGRCAVFCLEGASTPAAPAAPAGPTNGLFAPEPVSEPAPLAPFNSFAPPPAPEPEPVLPVATGPAPGPAPGPAN, from the coding sequence GTGCACATTGGGGGAAGGTCAGGTTCGCGTTCCGCGCCGACCGGTGCCGTCAAACCCGCTCTGCACAAAGTCCGCGCGCACGCCGCCGAAATCCTCGGGGCAACGCTGCTGGCGCCGGTCCTGCTGGTCGCGGCGACGGGTTCGACGGGTCCGCAGGCCCCGGCCTCGGCGGCCGTCGACGCCGACGTCACCGCACTGGCCGCGGTGCTCTCTCCCCCGCCGAACACCACCGCCGGACCGGCCGTCGTCGCGATGGCCCGCACACCGGAGAAGTTCCGCTTCGCCACCTCCGCGGTGTCGGCACCGCCGCCGGCCGCCGTCGTCAAGGCCATCGGGTCGATGCGGATCCCGGCGATGGCGCTGGACGCCTACCGCAACGCCGAGTCGATCATGGCCCGCTCCAACCCCGGCTGCGGGGTGAGCTGGAACCTGCTGGCCGGCATCGGACGCATCGAGTCCGCGCACGCCAACGGCGGCGCCACCGACGTGCGCGGCACGGCGGTGAACCCGATCTACGGGCCCACGCTGGACGGGTCCCTGGCCGGCAACGAGGTCATCGTGCAGTCCGTGTCGGCCGGCCGTGTCACCTACGCCCGGGCGCTGGGCCCGATGCAGTTCCTGCCCGGCACCTGGTCGCGCTACGCCTCCGACGGCAACGGCGACGGCATCGCCGACCCGCAGAACGTCTACGACGCGTCGCTGGCGGCGGCGCGCTACCTGTGCAGCGGCGGGATGAACCTGCGCGACCAGAACCAGGTCGTCACCGCGATCCTGCGCTACAACAACTCGATGGCCTACACCGCCAACGTGCTGGGCTGGGCGGCCGCCTACGCCACCGGCGTCGAGCCGGTGAACCTGCCGACCATCGGCGGCAGCACCCCGCCGCCGATCTCCGACAGCCACCTCGACGCCGGCAACCGTGGCCTCGGCCCGGGCACGGTGACCGAGTTGGCGTCGGCGACCGATCCGCTGGCGCACCAGCATTCCGACGTCGCCAACCAGCTGTCGGTGCCCCCGGGCCCGACGGCACCCGGTGAGAACACCGCGGTGACCGGGCGCTGCGCGGTGTTCTGCCTGGAGGGCGCCTCGACGCCCGCCGCGCCCGCTGCGCCGGCCGGCCCCACCAACGGACTGTTCGCCCCCGAGCCGGTGAGCGAGCCGGCACCGCTGGCTCCGTTCAACTCGTTCGCGCCGCCGCCTGCGCCGGAGCCCGAGCCGGTGCTGCCAGTGGCCACCGGGCCGGCGCCGGGTCCCGCGCCCGGCCCGGCCAACTGA
- a CDS encoding Mrp/NBP35 family ATP-binding protein, whose translation MSDSTEAGLEPAIRSALAKVIDPELRRPITELGMVKSVEVAPDGAVAVGIYLTTSACPKKTEISERVQAVVADVPGTASVKVTLDVMNDEQRSELRKQLRGDAPEPVIPFSQPGSLTRVYAVASGKGGVGKSSVTVNLAAALAARGLSVGLLDADIYGHSVPRMMGTDDRPTQVDSMIVPPVAHDVKVISIAQFTSGNTPVVWRGPMLHRALQQFLADVYWGDLDVLLLDLPPGTGDVAISIAQLIPGAEIIVVTTPQLAAAEVAERAGAIAVQTRQRVAGVVENMVDSPTLKMFGEGGGRQVAESLSRTMGVDVPLLGQVPLDPALVAAGDTGVPLALSSPDEGAGASLNKIADALAAKKRGLAGMSLGLDTTRR comes from the coding sequence ATGTCCGATAGCACCGAGGCCGGCCTCGAGCCCGCCATCCGCAGCGCCCTGGCCAAGGTCATCGACCCCGAATTGCGCAGGCCCATCACCGAACTCGGGATGGTCAAGAGCGTCGAGGTAGCCCCCGACGGGGCGGTCGCCGTCGGCATCTACCTGACCACCTCGGCGTGTCCGAAGAAGACCGAGATCTCCGAGCGAGTGCAGGCCGTCGTCGCCGACGTGCCCGGTACCGCGTCGGTGAAGGTCACCCTCGACGTGATGAACGACGAGCAGCGCTCCGAACTGCGCAAACAGCTGCGCGGCGACGCCCCCGAGCCGGTCATCCCGTTCAGCCAGCCGGGCAGCCTGACCCGGGTGTACGCGGTGGCCTCCGGCAAGGGCGGGGTCGGCAAGTCCAGCGTCACCGTCAACCTGGCAGCCGCGCTGGCCGCGCGCGGATTGTCCGTCGGGCTGCTCGACGCCGACATCTACGGCCATTCGGTGCCCCGGATGATGGGCACCGACGACCGGCCCACCCAGGTCGACTCGATGATCGTGCCGCCGGTGGCCCACGACGTGAAGGTCATCTCGATCGCGCAGTTCACCTCCGGGAACACCCCGGTGGTGTGGCGCGGGCCGATGCTGCACCGCGCGCTGCAGCAGTTTTTGGCCGACGTGTACTGGGGCGATCTGGACGTGCTGCTGCTGGATCTGCCGCCGGGTACCGGCGACGTCGCGATCTCCATCGCGCAGCTGATCCCGGGCGCGGAGATCATCGTGGTGACCACCCCGCAGCTGGCCGCCGCCGAGGTCGCCGAGCGGGCCGGCGCCATCGCCGTGCAGACCCGTCAGCGGGTGGCCGGCGTGGTGGAGAACATGGTGGACAGCCCGACGCTGAAGATGTTCGGCGAGGGCGGCGGCCGTCAGGTCGCCGAGAGCCTGTCGCGCACGATGGGCGTCGACGTACCGCTCTTGGGCCAGGTGCCGCTGGACCCGGCGCTGGTGGCCGCCGGTGACACCGGGGTGCCGCTGGCGCTGTCCTCGCCCGACGAGGGCGCCGGCGCGTCGCTGAACAAGATCGCCGACGCGCTGGCGGCGAAGAAGCGCGGGCTGGCCGGCATGTCGCTGGGCCTGGACACCACTCGGCGCTGA
- the tatB gene encoding Sec-independent protein translocase protein TatB: MFGNLGWGEVLVLLVIGLVVLGPERLPGAIRWTTGALRQAREYLHNASAQIREDLGPEFDDLAQPLGELNKLRGMSPRAAITKHLLDGDDSIFTGNFGDPAAPSGPSPAVPPVAPAAPEITPGPVAPAAGPAAGAPESGSAAPRFDPDAT; this comes from the coding sequence GTGTTCGGCAACCTGGGTTGGGGCGAGGTGCTGGTGCTGCTGGTCATCGGCCTGGTCGTCCTCGGCCCGGAACGGTTGCCCGGCGCCATCCGCTGGACCACCGGCGCGCTGCGCCAGGCCCGGGAGTACCTGCACAACGCCTCCGCACAGATCCGCGAGGACCTGGGCCCCGAGTTCGACGACCTCGCCCAGCCGCTGGGTGAGCTGAACAAGCTGCGCGGAATGTCACCCCGCGCGGCGATCACCAAACACCTGCTCGACGGTGACGACTCCATCTTCACCGGGAATTTCGGCGACCCCGCCGCACCCTCCGGCCCGTCACCGGCCGTCCCGCCGGTTGCGCCCGCGGCCCCGGAGATCACGCCCGGGCCCGTCGCGCCGGCCGCCGGACCTGCAGCGGGAGCTCCGGAATCCGGATCGGCAGCGCCGCGGTTCGACCCCGACGCCACCTGA
- the htrA gene encoding serine protease HtrA, with protein MSSNSDSPAQGTGGPRLAPRPVSRPPVDEASRRTFGRPDGHQGSFLAKELRAQRFRDADEFVPTDQPPDPVLAQAFGKPASATETLQRHPVDAGALEAERDSDVESFADPWRDPDAAPSLGAPALVRPPAPPVVTSEGKLGVRQVLFGSRVKVSALVILAMIALVIGGLGGVIGRKTAEVVQAFTTSKVTLHTADNPEAPAGRFATVAASVADSVVTIKVTSPQMEAQGSGVVIDKLGYIVTNNHVISDAANNPGQFKITVVFNDGKTVPANLVGRDPKTDLAVLKVDNVDNLTVARLGDSDKLQVGEEVIAAGAPLGLRSTVTHGIVSALHRPVPLSGDDTDTNTVIDAVQTDASINHGNSGGPLINMDSQVIGINTAGKSLSDSASGLGFAIPVNEVKEVAEALIRDGKMAHATLGMSTVSASKTLASGALVKNVKQNGPADKAGVLENDVVVKLGGRSIADADEFTVAERKLPIGQPAEIEVIRDGRPMTLEVTPASDAPSGG; from the coding sequence TTGAGCTCGAACTCCGACAGCCCCGCCCAGGGCACCGGCGGTCCGCGGCTGGCACCGCGCCCGGTGTCGCGTCCGCCGGTCGATGAGGCCTCCCGTCGTACCTTCGGCCGTCCCGACGGCCATCAGGGCTCGTTCCTGGCCAAGGAACTCCGCGCACAGCGCTTCCGCGACGCCGACGAGTTCGTGCCCACCGATCAGCCGCCGGACCCGGTGCTGGCCCAGGCGTTCGGCAAGCCGGCCTCGGCCACCGAGACGCTGCAGCGCCATCCCGTCGACGCCGGCGCGCTGGAGGCCGAGCGGGACTCCGACGTCGAATCGTTCGCCGACCCGTGGCGTGATCCGGACGCCGCACCCTCGCTGGGCGCACCGGCGCTGGTGCGCCCGCCCGCACCGCCCGTCGTCACCTCCGAGGGCAAGCTCGGCGTGCGCCAGGTACTGTTCGGCTCCCGGGTGAAGGTCTCGGCGCTGGTCATCCTGGCGATGATCGCGCTGGTCATTGGGGGTCTCGGCGGAGTCATCGGGCGCAAGACCGCCGAGGTGGTGCAGGCGTTCACCACGTCCAAGGTCACCCTGCACACCGCCGACAACCCGGAGGCCCCGGCCGGCCGGTTCGCCACCGTCGCCGCCTCGGTCGCCGACTCGGTCGTGACCATCAAGGTGACCAGCCCGCAGATGGAGGCCCAGGGCTCCGGCGTGGTCATCGACAAGCTCGGCTACATCGTCACCAACAACCACGTGATCTCCGACGCCGCCAACAACCCCGGCCAGTTCAAGATCACCGTGGTGTTCAACGACGGCAAGACCGTCCCGGCCAACCTGGTCGGCCGCGACCCGAAGACCGACCTGGCCGTGCTCAAGGTCGACAACGTCGACAACCTGACCGTGGCCCGGCTCGGCGACTCCGACAAGCTGCAGGTCGGTGAGGAAGTCATCGCCGCGGGCGCGCCGCTGGGCCTGCGCAGCACCGTCACCCACGGCATCGTCAGCGCGCTGCACCGCCCGGTGCCGCTGTCCGGCGACGACACCGACACCAACACCGTCATCGACGCCGTGCAGACCGACGCGTCGATCAACCACGGCAACTCCGGTGGTCCGCTGATCAACATGGACTCCCAGGTGATCGGCATCAACACCGCCGGCAAGTCGCTGTCCGACAGCGCCAGCGGCCTGGGCTTCGCGATCCCGGTCAACGAGGTCAAGGAAGTTGCCGAGGCGCTGATCCGCGACGGCAAGATGGCGCATGCCACGCTCGGTATGAGCACCGTCTCGGCCAGCAAGACCCTGGCCTCGGGCGCCCTGGTGAAGAACGTCAAGCAGAACGGCCCGGCCGACAAGGCCGGCGTGCTGGAGAACGACGTAGTGGTCAAGCTGGGCGGCCGGTCGATCGCCGACGCCGACGAGTTCACCGTCGCCGAGCGCAAGCTGCCGATCGGCCAGCCCGCCGAGATCGAGGTGATTCGCGACGGCCGCCCGATGACCCTGGAGGTCACCCCGGCCTCGGACGCCCCGTCGGGAGGCTAG
- a CDS encoding zf-HC2 domain-containing protein: protein MSERARGLRRMFSWLPVDWGNRLDTHLGIAPGVDCTASPRRFGSTEHLSTEALAAFVDGELPASAQLRATHHLALCPGCSAEVAAQRQARSALRDANPITAPSTLLGMLSQIPLAPPIPPDDLIGSSDEHDPRRKRR from the coding sequence ATGAGTGAACGGGCGCGCGGTTTGCGGCGCATGTTCTCCTGGCTGCCCGTCGATTGGGGCAACCGCCTCGACACCCACCTGGGCATTGCGCCGGGGGTGGACTGCACGGCGAGTCCGCGCCGGTTCGGCTCCACCGAGCACCTGTCCACCGAGGCGCTGGCCGCGTTCGTCGACGGCGAACTGCCCGCCTCGGCGCAGCTGCGCGCCACCCACCACCTGGCCCTGTGCCCGGGCTGTTCGGCCGAGGTCGCTGCCCAGCGCCAGGCCCGCTCGGCGCTGCGCGACGCCAACCCGATCACCGCGCCGAGCACCCTGCTGGGCATGCTGTCGCAGATTCCGCTGGCGCCGCCCATTCCGCCCGACGATCTGATCGGCTCCTCCGACGAGCACGACCCGCGCCGCAAACGCCGGTGA